Proteins from a genomic interval of Colias croceus chromosome 2, ilColCroc2.1:
- the LOC123705747 gene encoding protein PRRC2B-like isoform X2, translated as MSALSTPGGGGNTAQSKPTSGKQKYQKLDINSLYCANRNENSEPSSVKSQLSRKHGMQSLGKVPSARRPPANLPSLKTETGQDPSANLISTVTTTTTAAICTSQTATTTSTSGAIAGTGSAGWVALPPPSSPHFRTEFPSLEAAAQPSHRSSDHSAPQLQLRPQTEGSWTCGGTAGVRQETTSPAAAPASTPASQQIPAYRAIVPSFLMKGSSGSGLGIGPLNTLRDNRSNNSGSGGGNANNNNSGGPRPNPRPSATPRAVEVLTARPILRDEQISSLDDISRDAGWAQHDDIDYDQKLDFSDGESSAPTPKTSSKNNNRASIDVERVDSKIQDPGDEDQLWAERRQKQSNEVAQAVARARQRKEEEQRRQMRDPSTQSKGNRDRTDRNDRDRERDRNDHRERDHDSREKDRVENRDRMENKERADRDRDIRDKDRLDNRDRDRMDNRERFDNRDRDRDRPIDNRDRNRTDNRDRQDADKDREMRDRNDNRDRNDKRERNDNRDRNDNRDRNDRDRFDRERDRNERDRERDRADRDRNERDRDFRDRDRDYGRDRDQTNPAFSKTFQANIPPRFLKQQQNRQQDDQKYRPRRQEPPAYNAPRHAPHNGRRSYSRDYSDREDDVRRDKESSGPQWRSEMQDQDRTGRDFDRSNSKDYGEQKDRRNESDRKSYESAVESSRTAADKLSEVFERKSIGLFEPFVNSDSTASVKAPERKTTPPSNVPQRDSSEKDFGKTSWAEVAKEETSNQNTVKPPVENVVPIKGNEQLLNEPSSYIESKETASTPISVAQTPQQNIVAVNISSENNGTQAQINKYSNNIPHPQNYVHPLQSNQASSHVQTHNTSSVTSLQPSFTDSQSLPKPINVCPPKVEVVPNLQQQQPVSEHVTSQNNKPGFNNNMQKSEKVLLETESVMTKSNNDPSITNIKINDPRSTEAIPADSINIPAEEVKNERVSNENLTKIPPKEPVERKSSGSGSEKKGRGFGTGGYNVYNRGWGPRESRGRRSHRSSRSNNRASESDGSTDADRKERRRAPRSPRRPKKQDRPEDVGNIHPDQVQVPHATDALENREPFAPRGQPSRRGRGGFQGTTRPPAPAKRVTGYGPPNTKSPFSQANRVKENEEVKEGIPDDMDKGGNRQRTGSSGKGRDRRSRGGMGPNSGEDENWETTSEHSEGGGTRRRSVGGRQSGQSQKGGNRNQNSGNRQNGRNAPAAKKDNLSDKGVDVTEAMTDLKISAAKNEEAVDDGFQEVRNKKTSKDARGSSANAKDESQNGTKQPRSRSNQGGGRNGSSTRNSSEKSNSRGSAPVSGKPNSQYERPRTANLPPRFAKQRQKQQMGLVPSFIPDTGAAPPPPTVNAWDKPISQTLRGNVEEPSEVVDKSSQSSQRSTPGDANNQIDPKPNSTPVVVPEKTGVLDGSTPPVETIIFENTNYKTPPAEALKSKYQPSANTVKSQEEVASEMESRALQFNGDVRTRPRSIQELMAETGRPVSEAEGSLGLPMSFDATQKTEDSSDMKLDFAFDSDLGQLTEDKSAKSLGLPRGTHMSTSNTISPLAADLNLKIASVKKVWEMPAVAEGSEELQFAGFEDAHNNTDTGAPPNVCKVKPTQQLQSPPPQHYNHVSYPGGYGGLSVPSPPAVLFNSSQQILGSSQQLPQQGGLYGAFLDQTRGQFGGFPATPYGAGSATPYNYQPPPDMFQSLQSQYRMAAAGGGAAFGQSGQLGNSPSTVLISSTSNSLMSATVKPSSQQIGAIGSKGGGVSGVGGVGGVNTFQQQYLGYSGPVGEAPYSLPGLLPRPAPPANSYYSPYQPPNAPAPTYPLQFTQPAQSNAFSSQFLSSQLHVAAAVQQMQQQYRAPPLQQQYAPQPRPPPQQQLKSPLHEHANGFPLCDSASPTPKGAAKPQKPPHSPPQHKYHQHPQHQQHQQHPPPAHTPHQHHHQQHQQQLVGGGNNGRGGCGNGAMNRNMGPQRYPAPIQRPHAPAMPLYRPPAQPAARPHHAPRHNLYYHHPQRSEYSHPAQYSNIHYGSGGGEPSRDGGDTPLTAEEAVEVPAASDAPAPAEVKAE; from the exons ATGTCTGCACTCTCGACGCCGGGCGGCGGAGGCAATACGGCGCAGAGCAAGCCGACGTCCGGCAAGCAAAAATATCAGAAGTTGGACATCAATAGTCTGTACTGCGCCAACAGG AACGAAAATTCAGAACCGTCCTCAGTTAAATCACAATTAAGCCGCAAACATGGAATGCAAAGTCTTGGAAAAGTGCCTTCTGCGAGGCGTCCTCCTGCCAACCTGCCTTCTTTGAAAACTGAAACTGGTCAAGACCCAAGCGCAAA cttAATTTCTACTGTCACTACTACTACAACAGCGGCAATATGTACCTCACAGACAGCA ACCACAACGTCAACGAGTGGTGCCATTGCGGGCACAGGGTCAGCAGGATGGGTGGCGCTGCCCCCACCATCGTCGCCACACTTCCGTACAGAGTTCCCCTCATTGGAGGCAGCAGCTCAACCGTCACACCGTTCTTCAGATCATTCTGCACCCCAGTTACAACTGAGACCACAAA CGGAAGGCAGTTGGACGTGCGGTGGCACGGCCGGCGTTCGGCAAGAAACTACATCACCCGCCGCCGCGCCCGCCTCCACGCCTGCTTCACAGCAAATACCCGCCTACCGCGCCATTGTGCCATCCTTC CTGATGAAAGGTAGCAGTGGTAGTGGGCTTGGAATAGGACCTTTGAATACACTTCGTGATAATAGAAGTAATAATAGTGGCAGTGGGGGAGGTAatgcaaacaataataattctgGAGGCCCTAGACCAAACCCAAGGCCATCAGCTACACCGAGAGCTGTTGAGGTTCTTACAGCACGACCCATCCTACGCGATGAACAAATATCTTCACTTGATGATATATCGCGTGATGCTGGATGGGCTCAACATGACGACATTGATTATGA TCAAAAACTGGATTTCTCTGATGGTGAATCTTCAGCACCAACCCCTAAAACCAGtagcaaaaataataaccGCGCCAGTATTGACGTCGAACGTGTGGATTCTAAAATCCAGGATCCGGGTGATGAAGATCAGCTGTGGGCGGAGCGTAGGCAGAAGCAAAGCAATGAAGTTGCTCAAGCCGTCGCTCGGGCTCGCCAACGCAAAGAGGAGGAGCAGCGCCGTCAAATGAGGGACCCTTCTACGCAATCTAAAGGAAACCGTGATAGAACTGATAGAAATGATCGCGATCGTGAGCGTGATCGTAATGATCATAGAGAGAGAGATCACGATAGTCGAGAAAAAGATAGAGTGGAAAACAGGGATCGTATGGAGAATAAAGAAAGGGCTGACCGGGATAGGGATATAAGAGATAAGGATCGCTTAGACAATAGAGACCGTGATCGTATGGATAATAGGGAACGTTTTGATAATAGGGATCGCGATAGAGATCGACCTATTGATAATAGAGACCGAAACAGAACTGATAATAGGGACCGTCAGGATGCTGATAAAGATAGGGAAATGCGTGATCGTAATGATAATAGAGACCGTAACGATAAACGGGAACGTAACGATAACAGGGACCGTAACGATAACCGGGACCGTAACGATCGTGACAGATTTGATAGAGAAAGAGACCGTAATGAAAGGGATAGAGAAAGAGATAGGGCAGACAGGGACAGAAATGAACGGGATCGCGATTTTCGCGATCGTGATAGAGACTACGGCCGTGACCGCGACCAAACCAATCCTGCCTTTTCCAAAACGTTCCAAGCAAATATTCCTCCTAGGTTCTtgaaacaacaacaaaatagACAACAAGACGACCAAAAGTATAGACCCAGGCGACAAGAACCCCCGGCGTATAATGCGCCAAGACATGCTCCGCATAATGGCCGGCGTTCTTATTCaag GGATTATTCTGACCGCGAAGATGATGTAAGACGGGATAAAGAGAGCTCAGGACCCCAATGGAGATCGGAAATGCAAGACCAAGATAGAACTGGTAGAGACTTCGATCGTTCTAATTCGAAAGATTATGGTGAACAAAAGGATCGTCGAAATGAATCTGATAGAAAATCATACGAAAGTGCGGTTGAAAGTAGTAGAACGGCAGCTGATAAGTTATCTGAAGTATTTGAGAGGAAAAGTATTGGTCTTTTTGAACCCTTTGTTAATTCCGACTCAACTGCATCAGTAAAAGCTCCTGAAAGAAAGACTACACCACCATCCAATGTTCCACAACGTGATTCCTCTGAAAAAGACTTCGGCAAAACATCCTGGGCAGAAGTTGCCAAGGAAGAAACTAGTAACCAGAATACAGTAAAGCCTCCTGTAGAAAATGTGGTTCCAATAAAAGGCAATGAACAGCTTTTAAATGAACCTTCTTCTTATATTGAATCTAAAGAAACTGCTTCTACTCCAATTTCAGTAGCACAAACACCACAACAGAATATTGTTGCAGTAAATATTTCTTCTGAAAATAATGGCACACAGGCCCAGATAAACAAATACTCTAATAACATCCCTCACCCTCAAAATTATGTTCATCCCCTTCAATCTAATCAAGCTTCTTCTCATGTACAAACTCATAATACTTCTTCAGTCACCTCCCTTCAACCTTCATTTACTGATAGTCAATCTCTTCCTAAACCAATAAATGTTTGTCCTCCTAAAGTTGAAGTAGTTCCTAATTTACAACAGCAACAGCCAGTTTCAGAACATGTAACTTCACAAAATAATAAGCctggttttaataataatatgcaaaaaAGTGAAAAGGTACTTTTGGAGACTGAATCAGTTATGACCAAATCTAATAACGATCCTTCCATTaccaacataaaaattaacgatcCACGCTCTACAGAAGCTATCCCAGCAGACTCTATCAATATACCTGCTGAGGAAGTAAAGAATGAAAGAGTTAGTAATGAAAATCTTACCAAAATTCCTCCTAAAGAACCCGTGGAAAGAAAATCAAGTGGATCTGGATCTGAAAAGAAAGGAAGAGGATTTGGAACTGGTGgttataatgtgtataataGAGGTTGGGGACCTAGAGAATCTCGGGGGCGTCGGTCACACCGCAGTTCACGATCTAATAATAGAGCAAGCGAGTCTGATGGTTCAACTGACGCGGATCGTAAAGAGAGGCGTAGAGCACCACGGAGCCCAAGAAGACCTAAAAAACAGGATAGACCTGAAGATGTTGGTAATATTCATCCAGATCAAGTTCAGGTACCTCATGCAACTGATGCACTGGAGAACAGGGAACCCTTTGCACCCCGAGGTCAACCTTCACGTCGTGGTCGAGGTGGTTTTCAAGGTACTACAAGACCTCCTGCTCCTGCTAAACGAGTTACAGGTTATGGGCCACCAAACACGAAAAGTCCGTTTAGTCAAGCTAACCGCGTGAAAGAAAATGAAGAAGTAAAAGAAGGAATCCCAGATGATATGGACAAAGGTGGCAACAGGCAGCGTACAGGTTCATCAGGAAAAGGACGTGATCGTCGTTCCAGGGGTGGAATGGGGCCTAACAGCGGCGAAGATGAAAACTGGGAGACAACTTCCGAACATTCCGAGGGTGGCGGAACTCGCCGACGTTCTGTTGGGGGAAGACAATCTGGTCAATCTCAAAAAGGTGGAAATCGTAATCAAAATTCAGGGAATAGACAAAATGGTCGTAATGCACCAGCAGCTAAAAAAGATAACTTATCAGACAAAGGAGTTGATGTCACAGAGGCTATGACTGATTTAAAGATTTCTGCAGCTAAGAATGAAGAAGCAGTTGATGATGGATTTCAAGAAGTGCGTAATAAAAAGACTTCAAAAGATGCGCGAGGTTCTTCTGCAAATGCTAAAGACGAAAGTCAAAATGGTACAAAACAACCTCGTTCACGCTCCAATCAGGGAGGCGGTAGAAACGGATCTTCAACTCGAAATTCTAGCGAAAAATCTAACTCTCGTGGATCAGCTCCTGTGTCTGGTAAACCCAATTCGCAATATGAAAGGCCGCGTACAGCTAATCTGCCTCCACGTTTTGCTAAACAAAgacaaaaacaacaaatgGGATTAGTACCTAGTTTTATTCCTGATACGGGAGCAGCCCCACCTCCTCCTACAGTTAATGCTTGGGATAAACCAATTTCGCAAACTCTAAGGGGAAATGTAGAAGAGCCTTCAGAAGTGGTGGATAAATCCAGCCAATCGAGTCAAAGAAGTACTCCAGGTGATGCAAACAATCAAATTGACCCCAAACCTAATTCCACTCCTGTGGTTGTACCTGAAAAGACTGGTGTACTTGATGGATCCACTCCTCCAGttgaaacaataatattcGAAAATACTAACTACAAAACTCCGCCAGCAGAagcattaaaatcaaaatatcaaCCAAGTGCTAATACAGTTAAATCGCAAGAGGAAGTTGCTAGCGAGATGGAATCTCGAGCACTTCAATTTAATGGTGATGTAAGGACACGGCCCAGATCTATTCAAGAGCTAATGGCTGAAACTGGTAGACCTGTAAGCGAGGCTGAAGGATCCCTAGGGTTGCCAATGTCATTTGATGCAACACAAAAAACAGAAGATTCATCTGATATGAAATTAGACTTTGCGTTCGATTCTGATCTGGGACAATTAACCGAAGACAAATCAGCTAAATCACTTGGATTGCCACGTGGTACCCATATGAGTACTTCAAATACAATATCTCCACTGGCTGCCGatctcaatttaaaaattgccaGTGTAAAAAAAGTCTGGGAAATGCCAGCTGTTGCTGAAGGAAGTGAAGAATTACAGTTTGCCGGTTTTGAAGATGCGCACAATAATACAGATACAGGTGCCCCGCCAAATGTTTGTAAAGTAAAGCCGACGCAACAGTTGCAATCCCCACCGCCACAACACTACAATCACGTTAGCTATCCGGGAGGTTACGGCGGTCTGTCAGTACCTTCTCCGCCAGCTGTGTTATTTAATTCGTCGCAACAAATTCTGGGTTCCTCCCAGCAACTGCCACAGCAAGGAGGGCTCTATGGTGCCTTTTTAGATCAAACAAGGGGACAATTCGGTGGATTCCCTGCAACTCCATATGGGGCAGGATCAGCCACTCCATATAATTACCAGCCTCCACCAGATATGTTCCAGAGCCTTCAAAGTCAGTACCGAATG gcAGCAGCTGGGGGTGGCGCAGCTTTTGGTCAATCAGGACAGTTGGGTAATAGTCCCAGCACAGTTCTCATCTCTAGCACATCCAATTCATTGATGTCTGCCACAGTCAAACCATCTTCACAACAGATTGGTGCAATAG GGAGCAAGGGCGGCGGCGTGAGCGGCGTAGGCGGCGTGGGCGGCGTGAATACGTTCCAGCAGCAGTACCTGGGCTACTCGGGGCCGGTGGGCGAGGCGCCGTACTCGCTGCCCGGCCTGCTGCCGCGCCCGGCGCCGCCCGCCAACTCGTACTACTCGCCCTACCAGCCGCCCAACGCGCCGGCGCCCACCTACCCGCTGCAGTTCACGCAGCCGGCGCAGTCCAACGCGTTCAGCTCGCAGTTCCTCTCCTCGCAGCTGCACGTCGCGGCCGCCGTACAGCAGATGCAA CAACAATACCGCGCGCCGCCGCTGCAGCAGCAGTACGCGCCGCAGCCGCGCCCGCCGCCGCAGCAGCAGCTGAAGAGCCCGCTGCACGAGCACGCGAACGGGTTCCCGCTGTGCGACTCCGCGTCGCCCACGCCGAAGGGCGCCGCCAAGCCGCAGAAGCCGCCGCACTCGCCGCCGCAGCACAAGTACCACCAGCACCCGCAGCACCAGCAACACCAGCAGCACCCGCCCCCCGCGCACACCCCCCACCAGCACCACCACCAACAACACCAACAG CAACTAGTCGGCGGCGGCAACAACGGTCGCGGCGGGTGCGGTAACGGCGCGATGAACCGCAACATGGGCCCGCAGCGCTACCCGGCGCCCATCCAGCGCCCGCACGCGCCCGCCATGCCGCTGTACCGGCCGCCCGCGCAGCCCGCCGCGCGCCCGCACCACGCGCCGCGCCACAACCTCTACTACCACCACCCGCAGCGCAGTGAGTACTCGCACCCTGCGCAGTATTCGAACATTCACT ACGGCAGCGGCGGCGGCGAGCCGTCCCGCGACGGGGGCGACACGCCGCTGACGGCCGAGGAGGCGGTGGAGGTGCCCGCCGCCAGCGACGCGCCCGCGCCCGCCGAGGTGAAGGCGGAGTGA